A single window of Qipengyuania sediminis DNA harbors:
- the dapD gene encoding 2,3,4,5-tetrahydropyridine-2,6-dicarboxylate N-succinyltransferase codes for MTTSRPDRAAAAISQAWERRGEIDASDHDLAELVAATLRQLDAGALRIAEPDGAGGWRVNQWLKQTVLLSFRLTENALIEGGSAGHPAYDKVPSKFSSWAEDDFRKAGIRVVPGAIVRHGAYIAPGCVLMPSFVNIGAYVGANTMIDTWASVGSCAQVGANCHVSAGAGIGGVLEPLQANPTIIGDNCFIGARSEIVEGVIVGEGSVVAMGVFITQSTKIVDRATGSVTFGRIPPYSVVVPGTLPDPAGGPSLACAVIIKTVDERTRAKTAINDLLRA; via the coding sequence ATGACCACCTCCCGACCCGACCGCGCCGCGGCGGCGATCAGCCAGGCCTGGGAACGCCGCGGCGAGATCGACGCATCGGACCACGACCTTGCCGAACTCGTTGCCGCCACGCTGCGGCAGCTTGACGCGGGCGCACTGCGCATCGCTGAGCCCGACGGCGCGGGGGGCTGGCGCGTCAACCAATGGCTGAAGCAGACCGTTCTGCTGTCTTTCCGCCTGACCGAAAACGCACTGATCGAAGGCGGCAGCGCTGGCCATCCGGCTTACGACAAGGTGCCCAGCAAGTTTTCAAGCTGGGCCGAAGACGACTTCCGGAAAGCAGGTATCCGCGTCGTCCCCGGTGCCATCGTCCGCCACGGCGCCTATATCGCGCCGGGCTGCGTGCTGATGCCGAGCTTCGTCAATATCGGCGCCTATGTCGGGGCCAACACCATGATCGACACCTGGGCCTCGGTCGGCAGCTGCGCGCAGGTGGGGGCGAACTGCCATGTCTCGGCGGGCGCGGGGATCGGCGGCGTGCTCGAACCGCTGCAGGCCAATCCCACCATCATCGGAGACAATTGCTTCATCGGCGCCCGCTCGGAAATCGTGGAAGGCGTGATCGTCGGCGAAGGCAGCGTCGTCGCCATGGGGGTCTTCATCACCCAGTCGACCAAGATCGTCGATCGCGCGACCGGTTCGGTCACGTTCGGCCGTATTCCGCCCTATTCGGTGGTTGTTCCGGGCACTCTGCCCGACCCGGCGGGCGGGCCTTCGCTGGCCTGCGCGGTGATCATCAAGACCGTGGACGAGCGGACCCGTGCCAAGACCGCGATCAACGATCTGCTGCGCGCCTAG
- a CDS encoding S8 family peptidase, which yields MGSLADDRPRPVLRSFPGHAVTATALALVLAACGGGGSGRSPISTPPPAPAPTPAPAPPPPVFLTAEIQRSDGPEQHGAVTAWQAGRTGAGQTIAIIDTGIDTGNSEFAGRIHPASADVTGAGRTIQQEDDHGTNVALIAAAARNNSGVVGIAYDARVLVLRADTRASCADTGGNTNEPSCTFNTASVAAGIDAAVAAGARVVNISLGGNDGIGTSMRLAVGRAAAAGVVIVVAAGNDGEGDERAINTTQPSAFASQLRDAGGDNVIIVGAVDEGGQRSVFSQPAGSAQAAWYLSARGERVCCVYEGSQIFVGRDAGGAYNLLFSGTSFATPQVAGAVALLAQAFPNLTGREIVRLLLDTARDAGAAGVDAVYGAGILDIARAFAPRGALTLAGGTMVVSAGSGAITGSPAMGDAPAKAGPMTGVALDSYARAYNVDLGRGARGAGLQPKLGAALAEGARVAGEGAGPLALAYTVSAPAPGAATPFVRALRLTGEESEGARLLAARAALRIAPGIDVALGFREGTAGLAAQLRGAEEPAFLIAAPAVGDSGFARGSDGAAVLRREVAGWGLSGGIERGQVWRGYDLGLAEMLPGAPREPLRFAAATLGADRRFGPVTASLGASWLAEERTLLGARFAPGLGFAGADSLFLDASGRADLAGGWQLGAAFRQGWSRARAAGLIADFAPLTSNAWSFDVTRADTLLTGDSLAFRLSQPLRVTGGGLAVSLPVAWDYATLRPSYGLQTLALAPEGREIDAELAWQGPLWGGAAAASLYWRQDPGHYAALPADKGVAVKWSRAF from the coding sequence ATGGGGTCTCTCGCTGACGACCGGCCGCGCCCGGTGCTTCGCTCCTTCCCGGGCCATGCCGTGACGGCGACCGCGCTCGCGCTCGTGCTCGCGGCCTGCGGGGGCGGGGGAAGCGGGCGCAGCCCGATCTCCACCCCCCCGCCGGCGCCGGCCCCCACCCCGGCCCCGGCCCCGCCGCCCCCTGTCTTCCTGACCGCCGAGATCCAGCGCTCCGACGGGCCGGAGCAGCATGGCGCGGTCACCGCCTGGCAAGCCGGGCGCACGGGCGCGGGCCAGACCATCGCCATCATCGACACCGGCATCGACACCGGCAATTCGGAATTCGCCGGCCGTATCCACCCCGCCTCCGCCGACGTGACCGGGGCGGGGCGGACCATCCAGCAGGAGGATGATCACGGCACCAATGTGGCGCTCATCGCCGCGGCCGCGCGCAACAACAGCGGCGTGGTGGGGATCGCCTATGACGCGCGCGTGCTCGTCCTGCGCGCCGATACGCGGGCGAGCTGCGCCGACACCGGCGGCAACACCAACGAGCCGTCCTGCACCTTCAACACCGCCAGCGTCGCGGCGGGGATCGACGCGGCGGTGGCGGCGGGGGCGCGGGTCGTCAACATCAGCCTGGGCGGGAATGACGGCATCGGCACCTCGATGCGCCTCGCTGTCGGACGCGCCGCCGCCGCGGGGGTGGTGATCGTGGTTGCCGCTGGCAACGACGGGGAGGGGGACGAGCGCGCCATCAACACCACCCAGCCCAGTGCCTTCGCCAGCCAGCTGCGCGATGCGGGCGGCGACAATGTCATCATCGTGGGGGCGGTGGACGAGGGCGGACAGCGCTCGGTCTTCTCGCAGCCGGCGGGATCCGCGCAGGCGGCCTGGTATCTGTCGGCGCGGGGCGAGCGGGTGTGCTGCGTCTATGAAGGCAGCCAGATCTTCGTCGGCCGCGATGCGGGGGGCGCTTATAACCTGCTGTTCTCCGGCACCAGCTTCGCCACCCCGCAGGTCGCCGGCGCAGTGGCGCTGCTGGCGCAGGCTTTCCCCAACCTCACCGGCCGGGAGATCGTGCGCCTTCTGCTGGACACCGCGCGGGATGCGGGCGCGGCGGGGGTGGACGCGGTCTATGGCGCCGGCATCCTCGACATTGCGAGGGCCTTCGCACCGCGCGGCGCGCTGACGCTGGCGGGGGGGACCATGGTGGTGAGCGCGGGTAGCGGCGCCATCACGGGTTCGCCTGCGATGGGCGATGCACCCGCGAAGGCCGGACCCATGACGGGCGTGGCGCTCGACAGCTATGCGCGCGCCTACAATGTCGATCTCGGCCGCGGTGCGCGCGGGGCGGGGCTCCAGCCCAAGCTCGGCGCGGCGCTGGCCGAGGGTGCGCGCGTCGCGGGTGAGGGCGCGGGACCGCTGGCGCTCGCCTATACCGTCAGCGCGCCCGCGCCGGGTGCCGCCACGCCCTTCGTGCGCGCGCTGCGGCTGACGGGCGAGGAGAGCGAAGGGGCGCGGCTGCTGGCTGCCCGCGCGGCGCTGCGGATCGCGCCCGGCATCGATGTAGCGCTGGGATTCCGCGAAGGCACAGCGGGTCTCGCCGCACAATTGCGCGGGGCGGAGGAGCCGGCGTTCCTGATTGCGGCGCCGGCCGTCGGCGACAGCGGCTTCGCGCGCGGCAGCGACGGGGCGGCGGTGCTGCGGCGCGAGGTCGCGGGCTGGGGCCTTTCGGGCGGGATCGAGCGCGGGCAGGTGTGGCGCGGCTACGACCTCGGACTTGCAGAGATGCTGCCCGGTGCGCCCCGCGAACCCTTGCGCTTTGCTGCTGCGACTCTCGGCGCGGACCGGCGCTTCGGCCCCGTCACCGCCTCGCTCGGTGCGAGCTGGCTGGCCGAAGAGCGGACGCTGCTCGGCGCGCGCTTTGCGCCAGGGCTGGGGTTCGCGGGCGCGGACAGCCTGTTCCTCGATGCCTCTGGGCGGGCCGATCTCGCCGGCGGGTGGCAGCTCGGAGCGGCGTTTCGTCAGGGTTGGAGCCGGGCGCGCGCGGCAGGGCTTATCGCCGATTTCGCGCCCCTGACCAGCAATGCCTGGAGCTTCGACGTGACCCGCGCGGACACGCTGCTTACGGGCGACAGCCTCGCCTTCCGCCTTTCGCAGCCGCTTCGGGTGACGGGGGGCGGGCTGGCAGTCAGCCTGCCCGTGGCCTGGGACTATGCGACGCTGCGCCCGAGTTATGGCCTCCAGACCCTCGCGCTGGCGCCCGAGGGCCGCGAAATCGACGCCGAGCTTGCCTGGCAAGGACCGCTATGGGGCGGGGCGGCGGCGGCAAGCCTCTATTGGCGGCAGGATCCGGGGCACTATGCGGCCCTCCCTGCCGACAAGGGCGTAGCGGTGAAGTGGAGCCGGGCTTTTTAA
- a CDS encoding Zn-dependent alcohol dehydrogenase: MAKAAILESVGTLTLGEVTLAEPLAHEVLIETKACGLCHSDLHFIDGAYPHPTPAIPGHEAAGVVRAVGSEVRTVKPGDHVVTCLSAFCGHCEFCTTGRMALCMGGDTRRSQAQPPRIMRADGSAPVAQMLNLSAFCEEMLVHEHACVAIDKAMPLDRAAVIGCAVTTGAGAVFNACALVPGETVAVVGCGGVGLAAINAAKIAGAGKVIALDPMPEKRALAEALGATHSVDPQANDAVEQVVRITGGGVDHAIEAVGRQASADLAVKVLRRGGTATILGMMPLDCKVGLGAMDLLSGKKLQGAIMGMNRFPVDLPRLVDFYLRGLLDLDTIIAERIGLEDVNKGFDTMRRGHAARSVIVFE; encoded by the coding sequence ATGGCAAAGGCAGCCATCCTCGAGAGCGTCGGCACCCTCACCCTCGGCGAAGTCACTCTGGCGGAGCCGCTGGCCCATGAAGTGCTGATCGAGACCAAGGCCTGCGGCCTGTGCCATTCGGACCTGCATTTCATCGACGGGGCCTACCCCCACCCCACCCCCGCGATTCCGGGGCACGAGGCGGCGGGGGTGGTGCGCGCGGTGGGAAGCGAGGTCAGGACTGTGAAGCCGGGCGATCATGTCGTGACCTGCCTTTCCGCTTTCTGCGGGCATTGCGAGTTCTGCACCACCGGCCGCATGGCGCTGTGCATGGGCGGGGACACGCGGCGCTCGCAGGCGCAGCCACCGCGCATCATGCGCGCCGATGGCTCCGCCCCGGTCGCGCAGATGCTCAACCTCTCCGCCTTCTGCGAAGAGATGCTGGTTCACGAGCACGCCTGCGTTGCCATCGACAAGGCGATGCCGCTCGACCGCGCCGCGGTGATCGGCTGCGCGGTGACGACGGGGGCGGGGGCCGTGTTCAACGCCTGCGCGCTGGTGCCGGGGGAGACGGTGGCGGTTGTGGGATGCGGCGGCGTCGGCCTTGCCGCCATCAATGCCGCAAAGATCGCCGGCGCGGGCAAAGTGATCGCGCTCGACCCCATGCCGGAGAAGCGCGCGCTGGCCGAAGCGCTCGGGGCCACGCACAGCGTCGACCCACAAGCGAATGACGCGGTGGAACAAGTTGTGCGGATCACCGGCGGCGGGGTCGATCATGCGATCGAGGCCGTCGGGCGCCAGGCCTCGGCCGATCTCGCGGTCAAGGTCCTGCGGCGCGGCGGCACTGCCACGATCCTCGGCATGATGCCCCTGGACTGCAAGGTAGGCCTCGGCGCGATGGACCTGCTCAGCGGAAAGAAGCTGCAGGGCGCGATCATGGGGATGAACCGCTTTCCGGTGGACCTCCCCCGCCTGGTCGATTTTTACCTCCGGGGCCTGCTCGATCTCGATACCATCATCGCCGAGCGGATCGGGCTGGAGGACGTCAACAAGGGCTTCGACACCATGCGGCGGGGCCATGCCGCACGCAGCGTGATCGTGTTCGAATAA
- a CDS encoding MFS transporter: protein MVARTPSSGTSQAKAGGVPFGIKLAYGSGAITYGIKDNGFAVFLLIFYNQVMGLPADLVGLAVMIALIIDAFIDPVIGHLSDRTNSRWGRRHPWIYASILPVGLSWFLLWHPPQWSEPAMLAYLTGSAILVRSALALNEVPSLAMLPELTRDYHERTDVIRYRFLFGWLGGLTLLFLAYAVFLAPTPEQPAGLLRREGYDAYAITGVVMMTLATLVAALGTHRRLAHPPISLPPRQPLGAELRAMGRTLRNPAFLTLMGAGVFAFANQGLNFATSTYMQLYVWEFPRWAMQVWPATLFAGVVLAFVMTPPVSRRLGKKRGAAVMAAIAVTLGLAPYILRLFGLFPENGETMTMPLFLAIITLATGFGVAPMILTGSMLADVVEDSELKTGHREEGLFYAGNLFMQKCVTGIGTFAAGMLITAVGMPREAVPGAVDPEVIQRLMLVFVVLTLSFFAGAITMFLRFPLDEKGHEERLRLLAARTPAPPAPLH from the coding sequence TTGGTCGCACGGACACCATCAAGCGGCACCTCGCAGGCCAAGGCGGGGGGCGTCCCCTTCGGCATCAAGCTCGCCTATGGTTCCGGCGCGATCACCTATGGCATCAAGGACAATGGCTTCGCTGTCTTCCTGCTGATTTTCTACAACCAGGTGATGGGGCTCCCCGCCGATCTCGTCGGACTGGCGGTGATGATCGCGCTCATCATCGATGCATTTATCGATCCCGTCATCGGGCATCTCTCCGACAGGACAAATTCGCGCTGGGGGCGGCGTCATCCCTGGATCTACGCGAGCATCCTTCCTGTCGGGCTGTCCTGGTTCCTACTGTGGCATCCGCCGCAATGGAGTGAGCCAGCGATGCTCGCCTATCTCACCGGCTCGGCTATCCTGGTTCGCAGCGCGCTGGCGCTGAACGAGGTGCCCTCGCTCGCCATGCTGCCCGAACTGACCCGCGACTATCACGAGCGGACCGATGTCATCCGCTACCGCTTCCTCTTCGGCTGGCTGGGCGGGCTGACCCTCCTGTTCCTCGCCTACGCGGTTTTCCTCGCGCCAACCCCCGAACAGCCCGCTGGGCTGCTGCGGCGCGAGGGCTATGATGCCTATGCCATCACCGGGGTGGTGATGATGACGCTCGCGACGCTGGTCGCCGCGCTCGGCACGCATCGCCGGCTCGCGCATCCCCCGATCAGCCTGCCGCCGCGCCAGCCCTTGGGGGCGGAGCTGCGCGCGATGGGGCGGACGCTCAGGAACCCCGCTTTCCTCACGCTGATGGGTGCGGGCGTTTTCGCCTTCGCCAACCAGGGGCTGAACTTCGCCACCAGTACCTACATGCAGCTTTACGTCTGGGAATTCCCGCGCTGGGCGATGCAGGTGTGGCCGGCGACCCTGTTTGCCGGTGTGGTGCTCGCCTTCGTCATGACCCCGCCGGTCTCCAGGCGGCTCGGCAAGAAGCGCGGCGCGGCGGTGATGGCGGCGATTGCCGTGACGCTGGGCCTTGCGCCCTATATCCTGCGGCTCTTCGGCCTGTTCCCTGAAAACGGCGAGACGATGACAATGCCGTTGTTCCTCGCCATCATCACGCTCGCCACCGGCTTCGGAGTCGCGCCGATGATCCTCACCGGCTCGATGCTGGCCGATGTGGTCGAGGATTCCGAGCTCAAAACCGGCCATCGCGAAGAAGGGCTGTTCTATGCGGGCAATCTCTTCATGCAGAAATGCGTGACGGGGATCGGTACCTTCGCCGCGGGAATGCTGATCACCGCGGTCGGGATGCCACGCGAAGCGGTGCCGGGCGCGGTCGATCCCGAGGTCATCCAGCGGCTGATGCTGGTCTTCGTGGTGCTGACACTTTCCTTCTTCGCCGGCGCGATCACTATGTTCCTGCGCTTCCCCCTGGACGAGAAAGGGCACGAGGAACGCCTGCGCCTCCTCGCCGCCCGCACCCCGGCGCCCCCCGCCCCCCTGCACTAG
- a CDS encoding acyl-CoA dehydrogenase family protein — translation MAEQQDLDTFRSETRAWLAANCPPEMREPVRDEEDVYWGGRGASFKNDAQRAWFEACRERGYTVPAWPREYGGAGLSAPQAKVLREEMAAIGARPPLSSFGIWMLGPALLKFGTEGQKQRFLNEIARGEIRWCQGYSEPGSGSDLVSMQTFGEDRGDHWVVNGQKIWTSYADEADWIFCLVRTDKANKYQGITFMLFDMASEGVSTKPIKLISGNSPFCETFFDDVKVPKSYGEDVPGFVGEVNRGWDVAKYLLGHEREMISGAGGGDRTAAIGAALTRNAAKTGERIDPVLRAELAAFDVDALAYAAMGEKFLDEAKAGRGHPAQPNMMKYVGTELNKRRHELLMAAGGSRALEWESEATGGGKPARGWLRTKANSIEGGTSEIMLGVVAKRILELPGA, via the coding sequence ATGGCCGAGCAGCAGGATCTGGACACCTTCCGCAGCGAGACGCGCGCCTGGCTGGCGGCAAACTGCCCGCCGGAAATGCGCGAACCCGTCCGCGACGAGGAGGACGTCTATTGGGGCGGGCGGGGTGCCAGCTTCAAGAACGACGCGCAGCGCGCCTGGTTCGAAGCCTGCCGCGAGCGTGGCTATACCGTCCCCGCCTGGCCCAGGGAATACGGGGGCGCAGGGCTTTCGGCGCCGCAGGCCAAGGTGCTGCGCGAGGAGATGGCTGCGATCGGTGCCCGCCCGCCGCTTTCCAGCTTCGGCATCTGGATGCTCGGCCCGGCGCTGCTGAAGTTCGGGACCGAAGGACAAAAGCAGCGCTTCCTGAACGAGATTGCGCGCGGTGAAATCCGCTGGTGCCAAGGCTATTCCGAGCCCGGCTCAGGCAGCGACCTCGTCTCGATGCAGACCTTCGGCGAGGACCGCGGCGATCACTGGGTAGTCAACGGCCAGAAGATCTGGACCAGCTATGCCGACGAGGCCGACTGGATTTTCTGCCTGGTCCGCACCGACAAGGCGAACAAGTACCAGGGCATCACCTTCATGCTGTTCGACATGGCGAGCGAAGGGGTCAGCACCAAGCCGATCAAGCTCATCAGCGGCAACAGCCCGTTCTGCGAGACCTTCTTCGACGACGTGAAGGTGCCCAAGAGCTATGGCGAGGACGTGCCGGGCTTTGTCGGCGAAGTGAACCGCGGCTGGGACGTCGCCAAATACCTCCTCGGCCACGAGCGCGAGATGATCTCGGGCGCGGGCGGCGGCGACCGCACCGCCGCGATCGGCGCGGCGTTGACGCGCAATGCGGCCAAGACCGGCGAGAGGATCGATCCCGTCTTGCGTGCCGAACTCGCGGCCTTCGATGTCGACGCGCTGGCCTATGCCGCGATGGGGGAGAAGTTCCTCGACGAGGCCAAGGCCGGGCGCGGCCATCCCGCGCAGCCCAATATGATGAAATACGTCGGCACCGAGCTCAACAAGCGGCGGCACGAGCTGCTGATGGCGGCGGGCGGCAGCCGCGCGCTCGAATGGGAGAGCGAGGCGACCGGCGGCGGCAAGCCCGCGCGCGGCTGGCTGCGCACCAAGGCGAACAGCATCGAAGGCGGGACCAGCGAGATCATGCTCGGCGTCGTCGCCAAGCGCATCCTCGAGCTGCCGGGCGCGTGA
- a CDS encoding dipeptidase, with translation MTRLLARSALTLAALALPAALTAQSRPPEKVAEAALRAAPVFDGHNDVPWALRERYRNVIAGFDFNDSTKAPDPGGEGPMHTDIRRLKQGRVGAQFWSVYVPMTLSEPQAVVAVMEQIDVTKRLLARHPDVFALVTTADGVEAAMKRGRIASIMGMEGGNSIGESLAVLRQTYDLGVRYLTLTHNKTLSWADAATDAPKHEGLNDFGRQVVREMNRLGMLVDLSHVSEATMMDALDESRAPVIFSHSGARAVNGHARNVPDAVLRRLPANGGVVMVVGLPGFLGEELRQHAAGRAGEQARQESLWRGQPAAVTQAMAAWDAANPPPKVGLSVWADHIDHIRKVAGIDHIGIGGDYDGMPSGPVGAEDVAGYPALFAELARRGYTQAELEKIANRNIMRALRGAEATAARMKAMPPIETPAVGTGG, from the coding sequence ATGACTCGTTTGCTGGCCAGGAGCGCTTTGACGCTCGCCGCCCTTGCCCTCCCTGCCGCGCTCACCGCGCAGAGCCGCCCGCCCGAGAAAGTGGCGGAGGCCGCGCTGCGCGCCGCGCCGGTCTTCGATGGGCATAACGACGTCCCCTGGGCGCTGCGCGAACGCTATCGCAACGTCATCGCGGGCTTCGATTTCAACGACAGCACCAAGGCGCCTGATCCCGGTGGCGAAGGCCCCATGCATACCGATATACGCCGGCTGAAGCAGGGACGGGTCGGGGCGCAGTTCTGGTCGGTCTATGTCCCCATGACCCTGAGCGAGCCACAGGCGGTGGTCGCGGTCATGGAGCAGATCGACGTCACCAAGCGGCTGCTCGCCCGCCATCCCGACGTCTTCGCGCTGGTAACCACGGCGGATGGCGTGGAGGCGGCGATGAAGCGGGGGCGGATCGCCTCGATCATGGGCATGGAGGGGGGCAATTCGATCGGCGAAAGCCTCGCCGTGCTGCGCCAGACTTACGACCTCGGCGTCCGCTACCTGACGCTTACACACAACAAGACGCTCAGCTGGGCGGATGCCGCCACCGACGCGCCGAAGCACGAGGGGCTGAATGATTTCGGCCGCCAGGTGGTGCGCGAGATGAACCGCCTGGGGATGCTGGTCGATCTCAGCCATGTGAGCGAGGCGACGATGATGGACGCGCTCGACGAAAGCCGCGCGCCGGTGATCTTCAGCCATTCGGGCGCGCGCGCGGTCAATGGACATGCGAGGAATGTGCCCGATGCCGTGTTGCGGCGTCTGCCGGCCAACGGCGGGGTGGTGATGGTGGTCGGCCTGCCCGGGTTCCTCGGTGAAGAGCTTCGCCAGCACGCGGCGGGCCGCGCGGGTGAGCAGGCGCGGCAGGAAAGCCTGTGGCGCGGCCAGCCAGCAGCGGTGACGCAGGCGATGGCCGCCTGGGATGCGGCCAACCCGCCGCCCAAGGTCGGCCTGTCGGTCTGGGCCGATCACATCGATCATATCCGCAAGGTGGCCGGGATCGACCACATCGGCATCGGCGGCGATTATGATGGCATGCCGTCCGGCCCGGTGGGGGCGGAGGACGTCGCCGGCTACCCCGCGCTCTTTGCCGAACTCGCGCGGCGAGGCTATACGCAGGCGGAGCTCGAGAAGATCGCCAACCGCAACATCATGCGCGCCCTGCGCGGCGCGGAGGCGACGGCGGCGCGGATGAAGGCGATGCCGCCTATCGAGACGCCGGCGGTGGGGACAGGGGGCTAG
- a CDS encoding acyl-CoA dehydrogenase family protein produces MDFEPTERQRYWRDRVRDFIDANVRPAVATYREQDAAGERWKVIPVVEELKAKARAAGIWNLFMPPRNESHHHVDDSFEFDGPGLTNLEYALCAEEMGRVGFASEVFNCSAPDTGNMEVFHRYGTREQKERWLTPLMNGEIRSAFLMTEPFTASSDATNIETRIERDGDEYVLNGRKWWSSGYGDPRCKVAIVMGKTDPSAGRHAAQSMILMATDTPGVKVLRHLPVFGYDDAPHGHMEVELENVRVPASNMLLGEGRGFEIAQGRLGPGRIHHCMRTIGVAEEALAKMCRRLQEREAFGKPIYKHSVWEERVARARIDIDMTRLLCLKAADMMDKVGNKAAKQEIAMIKVQAPNMALRIIDDAIQAHGGGGVSDDYGLANAYAHQRTLRLADGPDEVHARSIARMEFAKHAPDPGPTANALRDGKGPATANDNRYSSGDVGATR; encoded by the coding sequence ATGGATTTCGAACCCACCGAACGGCAACGCTACTGGCGCGACCGCGTGCGCGATTTCATCGACGCCAACGTCCGCCCGGCAGTCGCCACCTACCGCGAGCAGGACGCGGCGGGCGAGCGCTGGAAGGTGATCCCGGTGGTTGAGGAGCTGAAGGCCAAGGCCCGCGCGGCGGGCATCTGGAACCTCTTCATGCCGCCCCGGAACGAAAGCCACCACCATGTCGATGACAGCTTCGAATTCGATGGGCCGGGCCTCACCAATCTCGAATATGCGCTTTGCGCCGAAGAGATGGGGCGGGTGGGCTTCGCATCCGAGGTCTTCAACTGCTCCGCGCCTGATACCGGCAATATGGAGGTCTTCCACCGCTACGGCACCCGCGAACAGAAGGAGCGCTGGCTGACCCCGCTGATGAACGGCGAGATCCGCAGCGCCTTTCTGATGACCGAGCCCTTCACCGCGAGCTCGGACGCCACCAATATCGAGACGCGGATCGAGCGCGACGGCGACGAATATGTGCTCAACGGGCGCAAATGGTGGTCGTCGGGCTATGGCGACCCGCGCTGCAAGGTCGCGATCGTGATGGGCAAGACCGATCCTTCCGCCGGCCGCCACGCAGCCCAGTCGATGATCCTGATGGCCACTGATACGCCCGGCGTGAAGGTGCTGCGCCACCTCCCCGTCTTCGGCTACGACGACGCGCCGCACGGGCATATGGAGGTCGAGCTCGAGAACGTGCGGGTTCCTGCCTCGAACATGCTGCTCGGCGAAGGGCGCGGGTTCGAGATCGCGCAGGGGCGCCTGGGGCCCGGCCGCATCCACCATTGCATGCGCACCATCGGCGTTGCCGAGGAAGCGCTCGCCAAGATGTGCCGCCGCCTGCAGGAGCGCGAGGCCTTCGGGAAGCCGATCTACAAGCATTCGGTATGGGAGGAGCGAGTCGCGCGCGCGCGGATCGACATCGACATGACCCGCCTCCTCTGCCTCAAGGCCGCCGACATGATGGACAAGGTCGGCAACAAGGCGGCGAAGCAGGAGATCGCGATGATCAAGGTGCAGGCCCCCAACATGGCGCTTCGCATCATCGACGACGCCATCCAGGCGCATGGCGGCGGCGGCGTCTCCGACGATTACGGCCTCGCCAACGCCTATGCGCACCAGCGCACGCTGCGCCTCGCCGACGGACCGGACGAGGTCCACGCCCGCTCGATCGCGCGCATGGAATTCGCCAAGCACGCTCCCGACCCGGGCCCCACCGCCAACGCCCTGCGCGATGGCAAGGGGCCGGCGACAGCGAACGACAATCGCTACAGCTCGGGCGATGTGGGGGCGACGCGCTGA
- a CDS encoding phosphotransferase family protein, with translation MEAIDYDAEMVGTVEVPERDRLDLDKLTGWFEANVQGFAGPIDYTKFKGGQSNPTYRIDTPGRSYVLRRQPFGKLLPSAHAVDREYAAMAALGPTGFPVPKTYGLCEDPEVIGAKFFVMGLADGRSLWNGALPGLGAEQRRAIYEAMIDTLADLHLKDPAAIGLGGYGKPHDYCARQIARWSSQYKLSETEPMPRMERLIEWLPTTIPPQHGSSVVHGDYRLDNLIFAKDEDRVLAVLDWELSTLGDPIADFSYLMLNWHNPADGRAGLEGLDLAALGIPSQDEAVARYVARTGYPVPPMDWYFAYNLFRLAGIMQGIKKRVIDGTASSAHAKAMSERVGPLVDRAYEFALAAGMPA, from the coding sequence ATGGAAGCGATCGATTACGACGCCGAGATGGTCGGCACGGTCGAGGTTCCCGAGCGCGACCGGCTCGACCTCGACAAGCTGACCGGCTGGTTCGAAGCCAACGTCCAAGGGTTCGCCGGGCCGATCGACTACACCAAGTTCAAGGGCGGCCAATCGAACCCGACCTATCGCATCGACACGCCGGGGCGCAGCTATGTCTTGCGCCGCCAGCCGTTCGGCAAGCTGCTGCCCAGCGCCCACGCCGTGGACCGCGAATATGCGGCGATGGCGGCGCTCGGGCCGACCGGTTTCCCGGTGCCCAAGACCTACGGGTTGTGCGAAGACCCGGAGGTCATCGGCGCCAAGTTCTTCGTCATGGGCCTCGCCGACGGGCGCAGCTTGTGGAACGGCGCCCTCCCCGGCCTGGGCGCAGAGCAGCGCCGCGCGATCTACGAGGCGATGATCGACACCCTGGCCGATCTGCACCTGAAGGACCCCGCCGCCATCGGCCTCGGCGGCTATGGCAAGCCCCATGACTACTGCGCCCGCCAGATCGCGCGCTGGTCCTCGCAATACAAGCTCAGCGAGACCGAGCCGATGCCCCGGATGGAGCGGCTGATCGAATGGCTGCCCACCACCATCCCGCCGCAGCACGGCTCGAGCGTGGTCCATGGTGACTACCGGCTCGACAACCTCATCTTCGCGAAGGACGAGGACCGGGTTCTGGCGGTGCTCGACTGGGAGCTGTCGACGCTGGGCGACCCCATCGCCGATTTCAGCTATCTGATGCTCAACTGGCACAACCCGGCCGATGGGCGCGCGGGGCTGGAGGGGCTGGACCTCGCCGCGCTCGGCATCCCCTCGCAGGACGAGGCCGTCGCCCGCTATGTCGCGCGCACCGGCTATCCCGTGCCGCCGATGGATTGGTATTTCGCCTATAACCTGTTCCGGCTCGCCGGGATCATGCAGGGAATCAAGAAGCGCGTGATCGACGGCACCGCCTCCTCCGCCCATGCCAAGGCGATGAGCGAGCGGGTCGGCCCGCTGGTGGACCGCGCCTACGAGTTCGCGCTGGCGGCGGGGATGCCGGCTTAA